From the genome of Methanocaldococcus sp.:
ATAAAATCCCAGATAAAATTTTAATCTCCACCGATTTCCTATCTTTCTTAAAAAGTTCCGCCATTCGTTCCTTTAATACTTCTATCGTCAGCTTCATATCCCCTATTTTTTACTTCCATATTTTTAAATCTTTCTTATCTTGACAGTCTCTTCATCCTTTAAAAAAGTATATATATGTGTTTGAAAATTATTATGGGTTGATTAATTAAATAAATAGAAATGGTGGAAATAATGAATAAACCTTCAAAAAAGAAAGCAAATAAAATGATTCCAAACTTTGAATATGCAAGAAAATTAAAAGGAAAAAAGGTTAAGATATTTTTAAGAAATGGAGAAGTTATAGATGCAAATATTACTGGAATTTCAAACTATGAAATTATTGTAAAAGTAAGAGATAAAAACTTATTAATATTTAAACATGCTATTGACTACATAGAATACTAAATTTTATTTTTTATTCTACTTTTTATATTTAAATAAAAAAGGGTTTTTACTATTTTTTTCTATTATTAATAGTTAATCTGGTGAAGTTATATGAAATGGAAAAGAACACACTATTCAGCAGATATTAAGCCAGAAATGGATGGAGAAGAAGTTATTGTAATGGGCTGGGTGCATTCAATTAGAGCGTTAGGTAAAATTATATTTGTTATTTTAAGAGATAGAGAAGGATTTCTACAAATAGTAGCACCAAAACAAAAGGTTGGAGAGGAGTTATTTAAAAAAATAAAAAAACTAGGAACTGAGGATGTTATTGCTGTTAAAGGAAAAGTAATTGCAAATGAAAAAGCACCAAATGGATTTGAAATATTACCATTAGATTTGGAAGTTTTAAATACCGCTCAAAGACCTCTTCCATTAGACCCTTCTGAAAAAGTTCCAGCAGAGTTAGATACAAGGTTAGAAAATAGATT
Proteins encoded in this window:
- a CDS encoding RNA chaperone Hfq; protein product: MNKPSKKKANKMIPNFEYARKLKGKKVKIFLRNGEVIDANITGISNYEIIVKVRDKNLLIFKHAIDYIEY